A window of Hymenobacter aerilatus contains these coding sequences:
- a CDS encoding sodium:solute symporter family transporter, with translation MQNSFNTLDLSIFLLYIVGIGAYGFYVYKSKQKAQMTTQDYFLAEGSLTWWAIGASMIASNISAEQFIGMSGNGFQVGVAVAAYEWLAAITLIIVAVFFMPIYLKQKIYTMPQFLEQRYNATLSLIMSIFWLFLYVLVNLTSILYLGALAISNLVGGGESFHLIMVALAVFAVIITLGGMKVVGYTDVIQVGVLIIGGLATTYLALTLVSERFGLGSSAIAGFNAMMNDAGDHFHMMFDKPTADTPQVEINKYLMLPGIAMYAAGQWIVNLNYWGCNQYITQRALGADLKTARTGILFAGMLKLLMPVIVMLPGIAAYVLHKNGGLQGEMAPGGNFNADNAYSAILTFLPNGLKGLSLAALTAAIVASLAGKANSISTIFTLDIYKRYLKPEADEKQLVWIGRLTVMAATALAIALTWKDLLGIGGEGGFTYIQKYTGFISPGIVAVFVLGMFWKRTTAQAAIAGMLSGFILSVFFNNYAVSVFGPETILYSAFPNGQGAYEIPFLICMGLSFAFTAALMIGMSLLGPAINPKALHLDRSLFRVSPSIMTLIVITLLMITALYVKFW, from the coding sequence ATGCAGAACAGCTTTAACACGTTAGATTTATCCATCTTTCTGCTCTACATCGTGGGCATTGGGGCCTACGGCTTCTACGTCTACAAGAGCAAGCAGAAGGCCCAGATGACCACCCAGGACTACTTCCTGGCGGAAGGTTCGCTCACGTGGTGGGCTATTGGCGCGTCCATGATTGCTTCCAACATCTCGGCCGAGCAGTTCATCGGCATGTCGGGCAACGGGTTTCAGGTAGGGGTAGCCGTGGCAGCCTACGAATGGTTGGCGGCCATTACGCTGATTATCGTGGCCGTGTTCTTCATGCCGATTTACCTCAAGCAGAAGATTTATACCATGCCGCAGTTTCTGGAGCAGCGCTACAACGCTACCCTGAGTCTGATTATGAGTATCTTCTGGCTGTTTCTGTACGTGCTGGTGAACCTCACGTCCATCCTCTACCTCGGGGCGCTGGCCATCAGCAACTTGGTAGGCGGTGGCGAAAGCTTCCACCTGATTATGGTAGCGCTGGCCGTGTTTGCGGTAATCATCACGCTGGGCGGTATGAAGGTGGTAGGCTACACCGATGTAATTCAGGTAGGGGTGCTCATCATCGGTGGTCTGGCTACTACGTACCTGGCTCTCACGCTGGTAAGCGAGCGGTTTGGTCTGGGCAGCAGCGCCATTGCCGGTTTCAACGCCATGATGAACGATGCTGGTGACCACTTCCACATGATGTTTGATAAGCCCACGGCCGATACGCCGCAGGTGGAAATCAACAAGTACCTGATGCTGCCGGGCATTGCCATGTATGCGGCTGGCCAGTGGATTGTAAACCTCAACTACTGGGGTTGCAACCAGTACATCACCCAGCGCGCCCTAGGCGCCGACCTAAAAACGGCTCGTACCGGTATCCTGTTTGCCGGTATGCTGAAGCTCCTGATGCCTGTGATTGTGATGCTGCCTGGTATTGCCGCCTATGTGCTGCACAAAAATGGTGGCCTACAAGGTGAAATGGCCCCCGGTGGCAACTTCAACGCCGACAACGCCTACTCAGCCATTCTCACCTTCCTACCCAACGGCCTGAAAGGGCTGTCGCTAGCCGCCCTGACGGCAGCCATCGTGGCCTCGCTGGCTGGTAAGGCCAACTCCATCTCCACCATCTTTACGCTCGACATCTACAAGCGCTACCTCAAGCCCGAAGCCGACGAAAAGCAACTGGTATGGATTGGCCGTTTGACGGTGATGGCAGCTACCGCTTTAGCCATTGCCCTCACTTGGAAAGACTTGCTGGGCATTGGCGGTGAGGGTGGCTTCACCTACATCCAGAAGTATACTGGCTTTATCTCGCCCGGTATTGTGGCGGTGTTTGTGCTGGGTATGTTCTGGAAGCGTACTACCGCCCAGGCTGCTATTGCCGGGATGTTGTCGGGTTTCATTCTTTCGGTATTCTTCAACAACTACGCCGTAAGCGTATTTGGGCCCGAAACCATTCTGTACTCTGCTTTCCCCAACGGGCAAGGCGCCTACGAGATTCCCTTCCTGATTTGCATGGGACTTTCCTTCGCCTTCACGGCTGCCCTGATGATTGGTATGAGCCTGCTCGGACCGGCCATCAACCCCAAAGCCCTGCACCTGGACCGGAGCCTGTTCCGGGTTAGCCCCAGCATCATGACACTGATTGTCATCACCCTGTTGATGATTACAGCCCTATACGTCAAGTTCTGGTAA
- the araA gene encoding L-arabinose isomerase — MLDLKQYEAWFITGTQHLYGPETLEEVAAHSQQIAAELNTKLPIKIVFKPILKSTEEIYQLVQEANVAENCVGLIAWMHTFSPAKMWINGLKILKKPLAHLHTQFNRDIPWGEIDMDFMNTNQSAHGDREFGFITARMGVKRKVVVGHWEAEETQRQLSVWSRVACAWADWQGAAFVRFGDNMRYVAVTEGDKVEAEIKFGYSVNTYGIGDLVAVVNAVTDAQIDELLTTYEREYELADTLKEGGSQRESLREAAKIEAGMRQFLQDKKAKGFTDTFEDLHGMAQLPGIATQRLMAEGYGFGGEGDWKTSALVRAMKVMGAGLPGGNSFMEDYTYHFAPGNNQVLGSHMLEICPSIAEGKVRAEIHPLGIGGKADPVRLVFNCPAGEGLNATIVDMGNRFRMIVNEVEAVAPEQELPKLPVARVLWKVKPDMATGVAAWILAGGAHHTGFSQNLTVEYLEDFAEMAGIEFLVIDADTKLRNFKNELRYNEVAFGGR; from the coding sequence ATGCTTGACCTCAAACAGTACGAAGCCTGGTTTATCACGGGCACGCAACACCTCTACGGTCCCGAAACCCTGGAAGAAGTAGCCGCCCACTCGCAGCAGATTGCTGCCGAGCTGAATACCAAGCTGCCCATCAAAATCGTCTTCAAACCCATCCTGAAGTCTACCGAGGAGATTTATCAGTTGGTGCAGGAGGCTAATGTAGCCGAAAACTGCGTGGGCCTGATTGCCTGGATGCATACGTTCTCGCCGGCCAAAATGTGGATCAACGGCCTGAAAATTCTGAAAAAGCCGCTGGCCCACCTGCACACGCAGTTCAACCGCGATATTCCATGGGGTGAGATTGACATGGACTTTATGAACACCAACCAGTCGGCGCACGGCGACCGGGAGTTTGGGTTCATCACGGCGCGCATGGGCGTGAAGCGCAAAGTAGTTGTGGGCCACTGGGAAGCCGAGGAAACGCAGCGCCAGCTGAGCGTGTGGAGCCGCGTAGCCTGTGCCTGGGCCGACTGGCAGGGCGCTGCTTTCGTGCGCTTCGGCGACAACATGCGCTACGTAGCCGTGACGGAAGGCGACAAGGTAGAGGCCGAAATCAAGTTTGGCTATTCCGTGAATACCTACGGCATCGGCGACCTGGTAGCGGTGGTAAACGCCGTAACCGACGCGCAAATTGACGAGCTGCTGACTACCTATGAGCGCGAATACGAGCTGGCTGATACGCTGAAAGAAGGCGGCAGCCAGCGCGAGAGCCTGCGCGAAGCGGCCAAGATTGAGGCTGGTATGCGCCAGTTTTTACAGGACAAAAAGGCGAAAGGCTTCACCGATACTTTCGAGGATTTGCACGGCATGGCTCAACTGCCCGGCATTGCTACCCAGCGCCTGATGGCCGAGGGCTACGGCTTCGGCGGCGAGGGCGACTGGAAGACCTCGGCTCTGGTGCGCGCCATGAAAGTGATGGGCGCTGGCCTACCCGGTGGTAACTCCTTTATGGAGGATTACACCTACCACTTCGCGCCCGGCAACAACCAGGTGCTGGGCTCGCACATGCTCGAAATCTGCCCATCTATTGCCGAAGGCAAGGTGCGCGCCGAGATTCACCCGCTGGGTATTGGCGGCAAAGCCGACCCCGTGCGCCTGGTGTTCAACTGCCCCGCCGGCGAAGGTCTGAACGCGACTATTGTGGACATGGGCAACCGCTTCCGCATGATTGTGAACGAAGTAGAAGCTGTGGCGCCCGAGCAGGAGCTGCCTAAGCTGCCTGTAGCCCGCGTGCTCTGGAAAGTGAAGCCCGATATGGCTACTGGCGTAGCTGCCTGGATTCTGGCCGGCGGCGCCCACCACACCGGTTTCAGCCAGAACCTGACGGTGGAATACCTAGAAGACTTTGCCGAAATGGCCGGTATCGAGTTCCTCGTAATCGATGCCGATACAAAATTGCGCAATTTCAAGAATGAATTACGCTATAATGAAGTAGCTTTCGGGGGGCGTTAG
- a CDS encoding L-ribulose-5-phosphate 4-epimerase — MSQYQDLKQTCYDANMQLPKLGLVLFTFGNASVVDRENRVFAIKPSGVPYDTLRPEDIVIVDFANKIVEGEKRPSSDTKTHAVLYSHWEQIGGIVHTHSTYATAWAQAQLDIPVLGTTHADHLTADVPCAPPMDDTMIAGDYEHQTGWQIINEFQRRGLTPTEVEMVLLSNHAPFTWGKTVEKAVYNSAVLEEVARMAYLSSTLRPDVPRLKDSLIKKHYERKHGANSYYGQS; from the coding sequence ATGAGTCAGTACCAAGACCTGAAGCAAACCTGCTACGACGCCAACATGCAGCTCCCAAAGCTGGGGTTGGTGCTCTTTACCTTTGGCAACGCCAGCGTGGTGGACCGCGAAAACCGGGTGTTTGCCATTAAGCCCAGCGGTGTACCCTACGACACGCTCCGGCCCGAGGATATTGTGATTGTCGACTTCGCCAACAAGATTGTGGAAGGGGAGAAGCGGCCGTCGTCGGACACCAAAACCCACGCCGTGCTCTATAGCCACTGGGAGCAGATTGGCGGCATTGTGCACACGCACTCCACCTACGCCACGGCCTGGGCGCAGGCGCAGCTGGACATCCCGGTGCTGGGTACCACCCATGCCGACCACCTCACTGCCGACGTGCCCTGCGCTCCGCCCATGGACGACACCATGATTGCCGGTGACTACGAGCACCAGACGGGCTGGCAGATCATCAATGAGTTTCAGCGGCGCGGCCTCACGCCCACGGAGGTAGAGATGGTACTGCTCAGCAACCACGCGCCCTTCACGTGGGGCAAAACCGTGGAAAAAGCTGTGTACAACAGCGCTGTGCTGGAAGAGGTGGCCCGCATGGCCTACCTCAGCAGCACCCTTCGCCCCGACGTACCCCGCCTGAAAGACTCCTTGATTAAGAAGCACTACGAGCGCAAGCACGGTGCAAATTCCTACTACGGCCAGAGCTAA
- a CDS encoding ribulokinase, protein MTDHHAYVIGLDYGTDSVRALLVNAHTGDEVAQAVHYYPRWKQGAYCNLQKNQFRQHPLDYIEGLEATVRQVAQQVPAAQIKGIAIDTTGSTPGAVNEQGVALALTPGFEENPNAMFVLWKDHTALAEAAEVNDKARTWGGPDYTQFEGGIYSSEWFWAKIAHVVREDEAVAQAAYSWMEHCDWMTLLLTGQDLATFKRSRCAAGHKAMWHESWGGLPSEEFLTLLEPKLAGLRNRLFEETYTADQVAGTLSAEWAERLGLTTDTVVAVGSFDAHAGAVAGEIEAYSMVKVMGTSTCDIVVAPIAEVGDKLVQGICGQVDGSVIPGMLGLEAGQSAFGDLLAWFTQIIDWPLRTMLPKSTVISPEQLQALREELRGNLIVELTAAAEKIDPEESAVLALDWVNGRRTPDANQALKGAIMGLTMGSGAPQVFRALVEAICYGSKQIVERFESEGIAIKQVIGIGGVAKKSRFAMQTLADVLDRPIKIATSEQAPALGAAMYAAVAAGIHSDVLTAQRAMGSGFAETYTPQPDRVADYAARYKKYQAFGKFVETATLGDKQAAEVAVATA, encoded by the coding sequence ATGACTGACCATCACGCCTACGTTATCGGTCTTGACTATGGCACCGACTCGGTCCGCGCCCTCCTCGTGAATGCCCACACCGGCGACGAGGTAGCCCAAGCCGTGCACTACTACCCTCGCTGGAAGCAGGGAGCCTACTGCAACCTCCAGAAAAACCAGTTTCGTCAGCACCCGCTCGATTATATCGAAGGGCTGGAGGCTACCGTGCGCCAAGTGGCGCAGCAGGTGCCGGCTGCGCAGATCAAGGGCATTGCCATTGATACCACCGGCTCTACTCCCGGCGCCGTGAATGAGCAGGGGGTAGCCCTGGCCCTCACACCCGGCTTCGAGGAGAATCCCAATGCCATGTTTGTGTTGTGGAAAGACCACACAGCGCTGGCCGAAGCCGCGGAAGTCAACGACAAAGCCCGCACCTGGGGTGGCCCCGACTACACGCAGTTTGAAGGCGGCATCTACTCCTCGGAGTGGTTTTGGGCCAAGATTGCCCACGTGGTGCGCGAAGACGAAGCCGTGGCCCAGGCCGCTTACTCCTGGATGGAGCATTGCGACTGGATGACGCTGCTGCTCACTGGGCAAGACCTGGCCACGTTCAAGCGCAGCCGTTGCGCCGCCGGCCATAAGGCCATGTGGCACGAGAGCTGGGGCGGCCTACCCTCCGAGGAGTTTCTGACACTGCTGGAGCCTAAGTTGGCTGGTTTGCGCAACCGATTGTTTGAGGAAACCTACACCGCCGATCAGGTAGCCGGCACGCTCTCCGCCGAGTGGGCCGAGCGTTTGGGCCTCACCACCGACACGGTAGTAGCCGTGGGCTCGTTCGATGCCCACGCAGGCGCCGTGGCCGGCGAGATTGAAGCCTACTCTATGGTGAAGGTAATGGGCACCAGCACCTGCGATATAGTGGTGGCGCCCATTGCCGAGGTAGGCGACAAACTAGTACAAGGCATTTGTGGCCAGGTAGATGGTTCCGTAATCCCCGGCATGCTGGGTCTGGAAGCCGGCCAATCGGCGTTTGGTGACCTGCTGGCGTGGTTCACGCAGATTATCGACTGGCCCCTACGCACTATGCTGCCCAAGTCCACGGTGATTTCGCCGGAGCAGCTACAGGCGTTGCGCGAGGAGCTGCGCGGCAACCTGATTGTGGAGTTGACCGCCGCCGCCGAGAAAATCGACCCCGAGGAGTCGGCTGTATTGGCGCTGGACTGGGTGAACGGCCGCCGCACGCCCGACGCCAACCAGGCCCTGAAAGGTGCCATTATGGGCCTGACCATGGGCTCGGGGGCACCGCAGGTATTCCGGGCACTGGTAGAAGCCATTTGCTATGGCTCCAAGCAGATTGTGGAACGTTTCGAGAGCGAAGGCATTGCCATCAAGCAAGTTATCGGTATTGGTGGCGTAGCCAAAAAATCGCGCTTTGCCATGCAGACGCTGGCTGACGTGCTCGACCGTCCCATCAAGATTGCTACCTCTGAGCAGGCGCCGGCCTTGGGTGCGGCCATGTACGCAGCCGTAGCCGCCGGTATTCACTCCGATGTACTCACGGCCCAGCGCGCTATGGGTAGCGGCTTTGCCGAAACCTACACGCCCCAGCCCGACCGCGTGGCCGATTACGCTGCCCGTTACAAAAAATACCAAGCCTTCGGAAAGTTCGTGGAAACGGCTACCCTGGGCGATAAACAGGCTGCGGAAGTGGCCGTTGCTACCGCATGA
- a CDS encoding aldose epimerase family protein — protein MTHIRYAGYLASGLFATLLLAACNQSPTSTEAGTTTPAAADSTQTSAAMPASTSFGKTTEGTEAQLYTLTNAHGLKVDISNYGGTITSLIVPDKDGKMGDIVLGFDNVSGYQSPAFLKSGPYFGALIGRYGNRIKGGKFTLDGQTYTLAQNNGQNSLHGGKKGFDKVIWDAKPGSSADGQTLTLSYLSKDGEEGFPGNLQVTVVYTLTDNDELKIDYSATTDKATPVNLTNHSYFNLALGQSKDVLAHQVMIPADRYTVVNDQLIPTGELRPVKGTPFDFKTPHAIGERIAQVPGGYDHNWALNNPSGMHQAASVYEPTTGRTLEVTTTEPGVQFYTGNFLDGTLTGKNNVTYGKNAGFCLETQHFPDSPNQADFPSTTLKPGDTLQSTTIFKFGVRK, from the coding sequence ATGACACACATTCGCTACGCTGGCTACCTTGCCAGTGGCCTGTTTGCAACGTTGCTACTAGCCGCCTGCAACCAAAGCCCTACCTCCACTGAAGCCGGCACTACCACCCCCGCCGCTGCCGACTCCACCCAAACATCTGCTGCTATGCCCGCCTCTACCTCCTTCGGTAAAACCACTGAGGGTACCGAAGCCCAACTCTACACCCTCACAAACGCCCACGGTCTGAAGGTGGACATCAGCAACTACGGCGGTACCATCACTAGCCTGATAGTGCCCGACAAAGACGGCAAGATGGGGGATATTGTATTGGGCTTTGACAACGTGAGCGGCTACCAGAGTCCGGCGTTTCTGAAGTCGGGACCGTACTTCGGGGCGCTGATTGGGCGCTACGGCAACCGTATCAAAGGCGGTAAGTTTACGCTGGATGGTCAGACATATACACTGGCCCAGAACAACGGCCAAAACTCGCTGCACGGCGGCAAGAAAGGCTTCGATAAGGTGATATGGGACGCCAAGCCCGGCTCCTCGGCCGATGGCCAGACGCTCACGCTCTCCTACCTGAGCAAAGACGGTGAGGAAGGCTTCCCAGGCAACTTGCAGGTGACGGTGGTCTATACGCTCACCGACAACGACGAGCTGAAAATCGACTACTCGGCTACCACTGACAAGGCTACGCCCGTTAACCTCACCAACCATAGCTACTTCAACCTGGCCCTGGGCCAAAGCAAAGACGTGCTGGCCCACCAGGTGATGATTCCGGCCGACCGCTACACCGTAGTGAACGACCAGCTGATTCCGACTGGCGAGCTGCGCCCGGTGAAGGGCACGCCCTTCGACTTTAAGACCCCCCACGCCATTGGGGAGCGGATTGCGCAGGTACCCGGTGGCTACGACCATAACTGGGCGCTGAACAATCCCAGCGGCATGCACCAGGCCGCTTCCGTCTATGAGCCTACTACGGGCCGTACTTTGGAAGTAACTACTACTGAACCGGGTGTACAGTTCTACACCGGCAACTTCCTCGATGGCACGCTCACCGGCAAAAACAACGTCACTTATGGCAAAAACGCCGGTTTCTGCCTAGAAACCCAGCATTTCCCCGACTCGCCCAACCAAGCGGATTTCCCCAGCACCACGCTGAAGCCCGGCGATACGCTACAGTCTACCACCATCTTCAAGTTTGGGGTACGGAAATGA
- a CDS encoding family 43 glycosylhydrolase — protein sequence MPTLLLIPFRAHLSGVIQRLLLLLLLVSISNLRTYALQGFYGSHDPSTIVKEGNKYWIFTTGQGIYNMYSTDLITWTPSPRAVFVNNAYPSWINTKVPGFAGTFWAPECIYMNGKYYLYYSCSTFGSQVSAIGLATNVTLDPANANYKWEDQGEVVSSVAGSGPNAIDPAVLRDASGNVWLTYGSFFGGIRTTQLNATTGKPLSSAGYTLANGGVEAPDLVQHDNFYYLFINRGSCCQGINSTYYIQVGRATTPAGPFLDKDGKDLNSLGGTTVLSSVGRYIGPGHAGIFTENGVSYFSHHYYDGYDNGAPKLGLARLTWDGAGWPVISREWVAAGRYQVKNQLSGLVWDAWGCTGASGQMVAQGTSSGLTCQQWDFTAVGNGEYKITNALGGLAMDVTGCSADAGAKLQLFAYNGLACQRFSIDRANDGTLVFASANGNRVIEVPNASTVAGQQLGLWDYNGCPCQRWTLSPVGVTTATLPSQLLTGVSIYPIPAEQGNFTVDLGEQKSVGVATVLIFDWQGREVYHQDFGPQQTQLTVKVRLASGMYMAQVQYGDKRLVQKITVR from the coding sequence ATGCCTACACTACTACTCATTCCGTTTCGTGCCCATCTATCTGGCGTCATCCAGCGCTTGTTGCTGCTGCTGCTGCTAGTTAGCATTAGTAACCTTCGCACCTATGCGCTGCAAGGGTTTTACGGTTCTCACGATCCTTCCACCATCGTGAAGGAAGGTAACAAGTACTGGATATTCACTACCGGGCAGGGCATTTATAATATGTATTCCACGGACCTAATAACCTGGACACCCTCGCCGCGGGCGGTATTTGTCAACAATGCCTACCCTAGCTGGATCAACACCAAGGTGCCAGGCTTCGCGGGTACTTTCTGGGCGCCTGAGTGTATTTATATGAATGGTAAATACTACCTCTATTATTCCTGCTCCACGTTCGGCTCGCAGGTGTCGGCCATTGGCCTTGCTACTAACGTGACACTGGATCCTGCCAATGCCAATTACAAATGGGAAGATCAGGGCGAAGTGGTTTCTTCCGTAGCTGGCAGCGGCCCCAATGCCATTGACCCCGCCGTGCTGCGCGACGCCAGCGGCAACGTATGGCTCACGTATGGTTCGTTCTTCGGTGGTATTCGCACCACTCAGCTAAACGCTACCACCGGCAAGCCCTTGAGCAGCGCGGGCTATACGCTGGCCAACGGTGGGGTAGAGGCTCCCGACTTGGTACAGCACGATAATTTTTACTACCTGTTCATCAACCGCGGCAGTTGCTGCCAAGGCATTAATAGTACCTACTACATTCAGGTAGGGCGCGCAACTACGCCAGCGGGACCTTTCTTGGATAAAGATGGCAAAGATCTGAATAGCTTGGGCGGTACTACTGTGCTTAGCTCGGTTGGGCGCTATATTGGGCCAGGCCACGCGGGCATTTTCACTGAAAATGGCGTGAGCTACTTTTCGCACCACTACTACGATGGCTATGACAACGGGGCGCCCAAGCTAGGGCTGGCCCGCCTGACCTGGGATGGTGCGGGCTGGCCTGTTATCAGCCGCGAGTGGGTAGCCGCCGGCCGCTACCAAGTCAAGAATCAGTTGAGTGGTTTAGTGTGGGACGCTTGGGGCTGCACAGGAGCCTCGGGACAAATGGTGGCGCAGGGTACGTCCAGCGGCCTCACTTGCCAGCAATGGGACTTCACGGCTGTAGGCAATGGGGAGTATAAAATCACGAATGCATTGGGCGGGCTGGCCATGGATGTAACGGGCTGCTCGGCTGATGCGGGGGCTAAGCTGCAACTTTTTGCTTACAATGGGTTGGCTTGCCAACGGTTTTCTATCGACCGCGCCAACGATGGTACGCTCGTGTTTGCATCCGCAAATGGCAACCGTGTGATAGAGGTTCCTAACGCCTCCACTGTGGCTGGGCAGCAACTAGGGCTGTGGGACTACAATGGTTGCCCTTGCCAGCGCTGGACGCTAAGTCCGGTAGGTGTAACCACCGCTACCCTACCTAGCCAGTTACTAACTGGTGTCAGCATCTACCCAATTCCAGCCGAGCAAGGTAACTTCACTGTTGATTTAGGCGAGCAGAAATCAGTAGGCGTAGCTACCGTGCTAATCTTCGACTGGCAGGGTAGGGAGGTATACCACCAGGATTTTGGGCCACAGCAAACGCAATTGACCGTTAAAGTGAGGTTAGCCAGTGGAATGTACATGGCGCAAGTGCAATATGGAGATAAACGCTTGGTACAGAAGATAACAGTTCGCTGA
- a CDS encoding glycoside hydrolase family 43 protein has product MITFYMGLLSRKGKQLLALILLSSCGDAGDNSPVSSTPVPTPAPVAGTTFTNPLLPSGADPWVYQQGNTYYYLNTTYTNLRIWKTSKMSDLGTVSSTLAWAPPASGPASGNLWAPELYRFDNKWYLYYSAGPAGTDLGQQRTWVLENSAADPTTGTWTDKGRIFCASADFWAIDGTVLEQNSKRYFIWSGHNGIDAVQRLYISLMSNPWTLTGPRVELSHPEYSWETVGPPYVNEGPEILQHEGKTFLVYSASFCGTDYYSLGMLTADATADPMLPASWTKSTKPVFSQSPLNRAYATGHNGFFKSKDGTQDWLIYHANSSASQGCYDTRNPRMQSFTWNPDGTPNFGTPVAINTPITKPSGE; this is encoded by the coding sequence ATGATAACATTCTACATGGGGTTATTGAGTCGAAAGGGAAAGCAGCTACTAGCTCTGATATTGCTATCGAGCTGCGGCGACGCAGGCGACAACTCGCCAGTATCGTCTACTCCGGTGCCAACTCCTGCTCCGGTTGCTGGTACCACGTTCACCAACCCGCTGTTACCCTCCGGCGCCGACCCATGGGTGTATCAGCAAGGAAACACGTACTACTACCTGAACACTACTTACACTAATCTACGCATCTGGAAAACCAGCAAGATGTCGGACTTGGGCACAGTGTCGAGTACGCTGGCCTGGGCTCCGCCTGCAAGTGGACCAGCCTCCGGCAACCTGTGGGCACCCGAGCTATATCGCTTCGACAATAAGTGGTACCTCTACTACTCTGCCGGACCGGCTGGCACCGATTTGGGGCAGCAACGAACCTGGGTACTGGAAAACAGCGCCGCAGATCCCACTACCGGCACCTGGACCGATAAAGGTCGCATCTTCTGTGCTTCTGCCGATTTCTGGGCCATCGATGGAACCGTGCTGGAGCAAAATAGTAAGCGTTATTTCATTTGGTCGGGACACAATGGGATAGACGCTGTGCAACGGCTATACATTTCTCTGATGAGCAACCCCTGGACGCTGACGGGGCCGCGCGTGGAGCTGTCGCATCCCGAGTATAGCTGGGAAACGGTGGGGCCGCCCTACGTCAACGAAGGACCGGAAATTCTGCAACATGAGGGCAAAACGTTTCTGGTGTACTCCGCTAGCTTCTGTGGTACCGACTATTATTCCCTAGGGATGCTGACGGCCGATGCCACCGCCGATCCGATGCTACCAGCGTCCTGGACGAAATCGACCAAACCGGTTTTCTCTCAGAGTCCTCTTAACCGTGCCTATGCTACCGGGCATAATGGTTTTTTTAAATCCAAAGATGGTACGCAGGATTGGCTGATTTATCACGCCAATTCCAGTGCTAGTCAGGGCTGCTACGACACGCGCAACCCGCGCATGCAGTCCTTCACTTGGAACCCCGATGGCACTCCCAACTTCGGGACGCCCGTAGCCATCAACACGCCTATTACAAAACCCAGCGGCGAGTAA